The following proteins are encoded in a genomic region of Peromyscus maniculatus bairdii isolate BWxNUB_F1_BW_parent chromosome 12, HU_Pman_BW_mat_3.1, whole genome shotgun sequence:
- the Pigz gene encoding GPI alpha-1,2-mannosyltransferase 4: MAARVIWGSLGLLRVLWCLLPQTGYIHPDEFFQSPEVMAEDILGVQASRPWEFYPSSSCRTVVFPLLTSGSTFWLLRLWEELGPWPGLVSGYMLLVGPRLLLTTLSFALDWAIYYLAPVWGADRWNAMCLLSGSYVTLVFYTRTFSNTIEGLLFTWLLVLVSPYVARGPKSKTPTPGPWWHRCLLGAIVAAGFFNRPTFLAFTLAPLSLWGIHRASEPGVKALIREALALLPGAALAAMLFITTDSWYFSSLSTSGSLVLTPVNFLAYNLDPQNLARHGTHARLTHLAVNGFLLFGVLHAQALQAAWQQLHRCLRALPQTGFLGVLGAPSSSKSYLLLLYFTPLLLLSAFSHQEARFLIPLLVPLVLLCSPQTHPVPWKGTLVLFNALGALVFGCLHQGGLVPGLKYLEHIVHAPVLPGTTTRYTLLFAHTYMPPRHLLHLSGLGSPVEVVDMGGAEHWVLCQALNNFSRQPACQVAGGPQLCRLFVVTPGTNRHALEKCSFPLKNETLLFPHLTLEDPPALSSLLSRAWRNHLSLHVIELEGKPVVTKEPWPRRQP; the protein is encoded by the exons ATGGCAGCCAGGGTGATCTGGGGTAGCCTCGGCCTGCTTCGAGTCTTGTGGTGTCTCCTTCCCCAGACTGGCTACATACACCCAGATGAGTTCTTCCAGTCCCCCGAGGTCATGGCAG aGGACATCCTGGGAGTGCAGGCTTCGCGGCCCTGGGAGTTTTACCCCAGCAGCTCCTGCCGCACCGTGGTCTTTCCACTGCTGACCTCTGGCTCTACCTTCTGGTTGCTCAGGCTCTGGGAAGAGCTGGGGCCCTGGCCTGGTCTGGTGAGTGGCTACATGCTGCTGGTGGGGCCCCGACTCCTCCTCACTACCCTCTCCTTTGCCCTGGACTGGGCTATATACTATTTGGCCCCCGTGTGGGGGGCAGATCGCTGGAATGCCATGTGCCTGCTGTCGGGGTCCTATGTCACCCTGGTTTTCTACACAAGGACCTTCTCCAACACCATCGAGGGACTGCTCTTCACCTGGCTGCTGGTGCTGGTGTCCCCTTATGTGGCACGGGGTCCCAAATCAAAGACGCCTACCCCAGGTCCATGGTGGCACCGCTGCCTTCTTGGCGCTATCGTGGCGGCTGGCTTCTTCAATCGGCCAACCTTTCTAGCCTTTACTCtggcccccctctctctctggggCATCCACAGGGCCTCGGAACCTGGCGTCAAGGCCTTGATCCGGGAGGCCCTGGCGCTGCTGCCGGGGGCTGCCCTTGCTGCCATGCTGTTTATAACCACGGACAGCTGGTACTTCTCCAGCCTCTCGACATCTGGGAGCCTTGTCCTCACGCCTGTCAACTTCTTGGCCTACAACCTGGATCCCCAAAACCTTGCAAGGCACGGCACGCATGCGCGGCTCACTCACCTGGCGGTCAATGGCTTCCTGCTCTTTGGGGTGTTGCATGCTCAGGCCCTGCAGGCTGCATGGCAGCAGCTCCACCGCTGCCTCCGTGCGCTCCCGCAGACGGGCTTCTTGGGGGTGCTGGGTGCACCGTCTAGCTCCAAGTcttatctcctcctcctctactttACACCCCTGCTCCTGCTTTCTGCCTTCAGCCACCAAGAGGCCAGATTCCTGATTCCCCTCCTAGTCCCGCTGGTCCTGCTCTGCAGTCCACAAACCCACCCTGTACCCTGGAAGGGGACCCTGGTCCTCTTCAATGCTCTAGGGGCTCTCGTCTTTGGCTGCCTGCATCAGGGAGGTCTGGTACCCGGCCTGAAGTACTTGGAGCACATAGTCCACGCGCCCGTCCTGCCAGGCACGACCACCCGCTACACACTTCTCTTCGCTCACACCTACATGCCTCCCCGGCACCTCCTACACCTCTCCGGCCTGGGGTCGCCTGTGGAGGTGGTGGACATGGGTGGCGCTGAGCACTGGGTCCTGTGCCAAGCCTTGAACAACTTCAGCAGGCAACCAGCCTGCCAAGTGGCTGGTGGGCCACAGCTCTGCCGACTCTTTGTGGTAACTCCCGGGACCAACAGACACGCTCTGGAGAAGTGCAGCTTTCCTCTCAAGAACGAGACGCTCTTGTTCCCCCACCTGACCCTGGAGGACCCTCCAGCCCTGTCCTCTCTGCTCAGCCGGGCTTGGAGGAACCACCTTAGTCTCCACGTCATAGAGCTGGAGGGGAAGCCTGTCGTGACAAAGGAGCCATGGCCCAGGAGACAGCCATAG